The genomic region GACCTGCTCGGTGAGGAAGCGGCGCAGCGCGGCGACGTCCATGAACGTCGCGTCGACGACCTCGCCGGCGAGGACCTTCAGGCCGTCCTTGAGCACGGTCTCGGTGCCGTCGGCGCCGACCAGCTTGATCGTGAGTGTGTCGTCGGCCGGGATCACCACGGACTTCTCGTTGGCGAAGAAGTCGCGCTCGCCCATCGTGGCGACGTTGGTCTTCGAGTCGGCGCTCCAGGCACCCATGCGGTGCGGGTGGGCCTTGGCGTAGTTCTTCACCGAGGCCGGCGCGCGGCGGTCGGAGTTGCCCTCGCGCAGGACCGGGTTGACCGCGGAGCCCTTGACCGTGTCGTACTTGGCGCGGGCGTCCCGCTCCTCGTCGGTCGTGGGGTGCTCGGGGTAGTCCGGGATGTCGTAGCCCTTGCCCCGCAGCTCCGCGATCGCGGCCTTGAGCTGCGGGATCGAGGCGGAGATGTTCGGCAGCTTGATGATGTTGGCCTCGGGCGTGGTGGCCAGCTGGCCGAGCTCACCCAGCGCGTCGTCGGCGAGGCCGAACTGGGCCAGGATGCGCGCGGCGACGGAGATGTCGCGGGTCTCGACCTCGACCCCGGCCTTCGCGGCGTACGCCTGGATGATCGGGAGAAGGGAGTACGTCGCCAGCAGCGGCGCCTCGTCCGTGTGCGTGTAGATGATCTTGGCCATGAACGGCTGCTCCTGAGCACTGGGATTGAGCACTGGAAAAAAGTTTCTCGACGTCAAGATACCTGACGGCGGCGATTCCCTCACCCTCGCACCCGGCGGGGCGCTCGGCAACGCGCCCCAGGTCCACTAGAGTGGCGATCCCCCGGACCGCGGGGCCCGTTCCGAGGAGCAGCCTTGACCGAACACACCGGCGCCAACGCCGCCAGCGTCACGACCGAAGCCGCCGAACCGGCGGCCCCGACCCTGGGACAGAAGATCGCCGCCGAGGCCATCGGCACCTTCGTCCTGGTCTTCATCGGCTGCGGGAGCGCCGTGTACGCCGCGAGCGGCGGGGAGTTCGACATCCTGGGCATCGCGATGGCCTTCGGCCTCGCCGTCCTGGTGATGATCTATGCGTTCGGCCGCGTCTCCGGCGGCCACTTCAACCCGGCCGTCTCGGTCGCGGCCGCGCTCAGCGGCCGGGTGGCCTGGCGCGACGCCGGCATCTACATCGTCGCGCAGCTGGTGGGTGCGATCCTCGGCGCCGCGGCGCTCTTCGCGCTGCTGCACGGCTTCGACGGCTACGACGCCACCAACAACATGGGGCAGAACTTCTTCGGCGACGGCGGCTACGCCTGGTGGGCGGCGCTGTTCCTGGAGCTGCTCCTGACCGCGATCTTCGTCCTGGTGATCCTCGCCGTGACCGACGGCCGCAACGAGCACCCCGGCCTGGCCCCGCTCGCGATCGGATTCACGCTGACCGCTGTGCACCTGGTGGCGATCTCCGCCACCGGCACCTCGGTGAACCCGGCCCGCTCGATCGGCCCGGCCCTGTTCGCCGGCACCGACGCCCTCGCCGACCTGTGGCTGTTCATCCTCGCCCCGCTGCTCGGTGCCGCGGTGGCCGGCCTCGCCTACCCGGCGCTGTTCGGCCGCGACACCGACCCGGTGCCCGGCTCCGGCCTGACCTTCGCGCAGCGCTCCGCTCGGGCCTCGGCCCCGGGGAGCAGCCAGGACCAGTACCAGCAGCAGTGGAACCAGCAGCCGAACTGGAACCAGGGGCAGGCCGCCCAGGGCGCTCAGGGCACCGCGACCCAGCAGTGGGGCCCGGAGCCGATCATCCAGGACGGCTGGCAGTGGGACCCGCAGTCCCAGCAGTGGATCCCGGCCCAGCAGCAGCCGCCGGCTCCGCAGGCCCCGCAGCAGGGCACCCAGCCGGAGCAGGGCCAGTACGGCCAGGCCCAGCCCGGCCAGCCCCAGCCCGGCCAGCACGGCCAGTACGGGCAGCCGGGTCAGCCCGGGCAGCCGGGTCAGCCCGGCCAGCCCGGGCAGCCGGGTCAGCACGGGCAGTGGCCCGACGACGACGGCCAGACCCAGATCCGCAGGTAGTCAGCGCCGGGTCACCGGCTGACGGGGTCGTCCGAGATTCTCTCGGCGACCCCGTCGCTGGTTTCGACCCGGACCGGACCGAGCCCGCGCTCGTAGTGCGTGACGCTGCGGGCCCCGTCCTCGGGGATCCGCTCGATCTCGAGCAGGTCGGCCCCGGCGGCGAGGACCTCCGCCCGGTCCTCGACCACCCCGGCCAGGAACGCCATCCGGTAGCCGTCGCCGGTCCGCGGCCGGGCGGGCACCACCAGGCCGGCCTCGGCGCCGTCCACGCCGGCCCGCCACTCGCCCTCGTGGCCGAACCACCAGACATTGCCGTCCCGGTCCTGGCCGTAGTAGTCGGTGCCCAGGTCGGCCGACCAGCCCTCTCCCCCGGCCGGGTCGAGAGTCGCCGTCGTGCGCACCGCCGTCGTGGCCACGCCCGCCGTCCGGGGCCCGGCGAGCACCTCGACGCGCAGACCGCCCTCGGGCTCGCCGTCGATCGTCCACCGCTGCCGACTGCCCGGCTCGAGCGGGAACCAGGGGTTGTCGACGACGTCGACGA from Nocardioides pantholopis harbors:
- a CDS encoding MIP/aquaporin family protein; the protein is MTEHTGANAASVTTEAAEPAAPTLGQKIAAEAIGTFVLVFIGCGSAVYAASGGEFDILGIAMAFGLAVLVMIYAFGRVSGGHFNPAVSVAAALSGRVAWRDAGIYIVAQLVGAILGAAALFALLHGFDGYDATNNMGQNFFGDGGYAWWAALFLELLLTAIFVLVILAVTDGRNEHPGLAPLAIGFTLTAVHLVAISATGTSVNPARSIGPALFAGTDALADLWLFILAPLLGAAVAGLAYPALFGRDTDPVPGSGLTFAQRSARASAPGSSQDQYQQQWNQQPNWNQGQAAQGAQGTATQQWGPEPIIQDGWQWDPQSQQWIPAQQQPPAPQAPQQGTQPEQGQYGQAQPGQPQPGQHGQYGQPGQPGQPGQPGQPGQPGQHGQWPDDDGQTQIRR